Proteins from a single region of Mustela erminea isolate mMusErm1 chromosome X, mMusErm1.Pri, whole genome shotgun sequence:
- the DDX53 gene encoding DEAD box protein 53, translated as MAWAPQQKKAEPNPRDFRARQDGRGGSRWSGPAGYTEVRASGPGEPPLCFRLKNNMIGVVIGRGGSKIKDIQATTSTKIQIIKGDCEAEVKIFGTKDMKAKAKATIDALVKKQERGHHSESRVDSAAPQASAGKELRPDITGAKQVQPLIDWDQIRAEVVEWEKRKWADLPPIKKNFYVESEATSSLSEAEVDMWRKENFDIMCDDLKDGQKRPIPNPTWQFEDAFHPYPELMKSIRRAGFQKPTPIQSQAWPIILKGIDLIGVAQTGTGKTLSYLMPGFIHLNNQPIPREERNGAGMLVLTPTRELALQVEAECSKYSYKGLKSVCIYGGGSRERQIRDITKGIDIIIATPGRLNDLQMNNFVNLRSITYLVLDEADKMLDLGFEHQIMKILLDVRPDRQTIMTSATWPDTIRRLAQSYLKQPMIVYVGTLDLVAVNTVKQNVIVTTEEEKRSLIQEFLQGLSPHDKVIVFVSRKLVADDLSSDLSIQGIPVQSLHGDREQHDRERALEDFRSGKVKILIATDLASRGLDVNDVTHVYNYDFPRNIEEYVHRVGRTGRAGRTGVSVTLMTQNDWKIAIELIKILKRANQSVPQDLLTMAERFKMHKQKKDTGKKLKSPGKPREFY; from the exons ATGGCCTGGGCCCCACAGCAGAAAAAGGCAGAGCCTAATCCAAGAGATTTCAGGGCCCGCCAGGATGGCAGGGGTGGCAGCa GATGGAGCGGCCCCGCCGGCTACACAGAGGTGAGAGCCTCAGGCCCCGGGGAGCCACCTCTCTGCTTTAGATTGAAGAACAATATGATTGGAGTGGTGATTGGTCGTGGTGGATCAAAGATAAAAGATATCCAGGCTACAACAAGTACCAAAATACAGATCATAAAAGGTGATTGTGAAGCAGAGGTAAAAATTTTTGGCACAAAGGACATGAAAGCAAAGGCCAAAGCAACTATAGATGCTcttgttaaaaaacaagaacGAGGCCACCATTCAGAGTCCCGCGTCGATAGTGCCGCACCTCAGGCCTCTGCTGGAAAAGAGCTCCGCCCAGATATCACTGGTGCTAAACAGGTTCAACCACTGATAGACTGGGACCAAATCAGAGCCGAAGTTGTagagtgggaaaaaagaaaatgggcagatTTACCACCAATTAAGAAAAACTTCTATGTAGAATCTGAAGCAACGAGCTCGTTGTCTGAAGCTGAAGTAGatatgtggagaaaggaaaattttgaCATAATGTGTGATGACTTGAAAGATGGCCAAAAGCGCCCCATTCCCAACCCTACTTGGCAATTTGAGGATGCCTTCCATCCTTACCCTGAACTTATGAAAAGCATTAGACGAGCAGGTTTTCAAAAGCCAACACCCATTCAGTCACAGGCATGGCCAATTATTCTAAAAGGAATAGATCTTATAGGAGTTGCTCAAACTGGAACAGGCAAAACATTGTCCTATTTAATGCCTGGGTTTATTCATCTCAATAATCAACCAATAcctagagaggaaagaaatggggcTGGCATGCTAGTCCTTACACCCACTAGAGAATTAGCTCTTCAGGTGGAAGCTGAATGTTCTAAGTATTCATATAAAGGTCTTAAAAGTGTTTGTATATATGGTGGTGGAAGTAGAGAACGACAAATTCGAGATATTACCAAAGGCATAGATATCATTATTGCAACTCCTGGACGACTGAATGATCTGCAAATGAATAACTTTGTCAACTTACGAAGCATAACCTACTTAGTCTTAGATGAAGCAGATAAAATGCTAGATCTGGGGTTTGAACACCAGATAATGAAGATTTTATTAGATGTGCGCCCAGACCGCCAGACTATTATGACAAGTGCAACTTGGCCAGATACCATTCGTCGACTTGCTCAGTCTTACCTGAAACAACCTATGATTGTTTATGTTGGTACTCTGGATCTAGTTGCTGTTAATACGGTGAAGCAAAATGTAATTGTTaccacagaagaagaaaaacgaTCTCTTATCCAAGAATTCTTACAGGGTCTGTCACCCCACGACAAAGTCATTGTGTTTGTCAGCAGAAAACTTGTTGCTGATGACTTATCAAGTGATTTGAGCATCCAGGGCATACCAGTGCAATCATTGCATGGTGACAGGGAGCAGCATGACCGTGAACGAGCACTGGAGGACTTTAGAAGTGGAAAAGTGAAAATACTGATTGCTACTGATTTAGCATCCAGAGGTCTTGATGTTAATGATGTCACACACGTATATAATTACGACTTCCCACGCAATATTGAAGAATATGTACACAGAGTGGgaagaacaggcagagcagggaggacaggCGTGTCAGTCACCCTCATGACTCAGAATGATTGGAAGATTGCCATTGAATTGATTAAAATTCTGAAACGAGCAAATCAGAGTGTCCCTCAAGATCTCCTAACAATGGCTGAGCGATTCAAAAtgcacaaacaaaaaaaggacacaggaaaaaaactgaaatctccAGGAAAACCCAGAGAGTTTTACTGA